CAAACTTTGCAACTCATTATGGAAACCTTGCACACTTATGAGAGTACCTCTGGTCAGCTGATCAACAGAGACAAGAGCCAGTTCATGGTCCCTTCTAATGCCTTCAATTCTACTGTAAGAAGAATTAAGAAGGTCACTGGCTTCAGGCAAAAGGATAGCCCTATCACTTATCTGGGGTGGCCTCATTACATTGGCAGACAAAAGCTCATATATTACTCTGATTTGATTGCCAAGGTGGTGAATAGAATAACAGGGTGGCAGGCTAAGATCCTCAACTATGGAGGCAGAGTCACTTTGGTTAAACATGTCATCCAAGCACTCCCCATCCACCTGCTGTCAGCTAGCTCTCCTCCTGTAACCATTCTCAAACAGATTCAGAGTATCACTGCAAACttcttctgggggtggaagaatgacaagaggaagtaccactggtctTCCTGGAAAAACCTTAGCTACCCCTATAATGAAGGTGGTATTGGTGTTAGACAAATCTCTGATGTGGCCAAGTCTTTCCAAtataaacagtggtggacttttAGAACTAAGAACTCACTATGGGGAGATTTTACCAAAGCAAAGTACTGCCAAAGATCCAATCCCATCACCAAGAAATGGCACACTGGACAATCTTTGATATGGAAGCATCTTATGAAGAACAAGCACAAAGTTGAGCCTCACATCCAATGGCAAATACAGTCTGGCtcttgcctcttttggtgggacaactggtTGGGAGTGGGTCCTTTAGCCCAATTCAACAACAATAGCTGCAGGCTTAACAACACCACTGTTTCAGCCTTCATGGATAATGGACAATGGAACACTGATCTTCTCATCCAGCAGGCCCCTCCACAGATGGTGTCTAATATTCTTGCTACTCACATCAATTACCAACCCCTCCAGCAGGACCAACCATGTTGGACACTAAACAACAATGGGGAGTTTAACTGTTCTTCTGCTTGGAATATCATCAGAGACAAGAGACCCAAAACCAGGATTAACTCCAATACCTGGCATCAATTCATACCTTTCAAATgttcctttcttgtttggagagccCTTAGGGGAAAGTTACcaaccaatgagaaaataaccagctttggaCACTCTCCTTCACAATGCTTTTGCTGCTACAGACCTGGACAAGACACTATAGACCATATCCTTGTTGCAGGAGCATTTTCCAGGAGTACTTGGAGTATGTTTGCTGACTCTGTGGGCATAAGCAAGGAGTACACACCTCTCAGAAATTTGTTAATGAGATGGTGGACCTCTAAATGCAGGAATGAGGCTCACAAGCTCATGATACAAGCACTCCCTATCTTCATATGCTGGAACCtctggaagaatagatgtgcttcaaaatatggaggaaagcaTTCTAACCTTGCAAGAGTAAAGTTCTCTGTCTTTAAAGACACTTCCCACTTGCTGCACAGTGCTTTTCCTTATATCAACTGGCCCAACAACTGGAGGGACCTGGTTCTCTTGGTTGAGCAATGCTACCATGATATCAAGGTCTTCCCTGTATGCTGGTCCAAACCAACTGACCATTTggtgaagctgaacactgatggcAGTGCTCTCACCAATCCTGACAACATTGGAGGAGGAGGAATCCTTAGGAATGCATCTTGTGATCTCATGTTTGCTTATGCAATCCCCTTAGGATCTGGAACTAACAATCAAGCAGAGATCAaagctgctatctttggtctctcttggtGCCTTCATCTTGGCTACAATCAAGTCATACTGGAGGTTGATTCCCAATTACTTCTCAAATGGTTGCAACAGGAAGCAAAGCCTCCATGGTCCATCAAAGAGCTGCTGGACAAGCTCAATAACATCATAAACCAATTCCAGGAATTCAGCTGCAACCACACCTTCAGGGAAGCCAATTCCACAGCTGATAGCTTGTCCAAACATAGCCACAAATGCTCTATTCCTGAGCTCTACTTCAACAAGCAGGATCTTCCCAAAGAGGCCAGAGCCCTCATGGAGCTAGACATGCTGGGAATGGCAAATTTCAGAAGAAGGAGActcaaaaggattaagaagccCCCCTGACAACTGCCTTATTATTGTTCTAATTTGATCTTCAACTTGGATATGTATAATTACAGCTACCTTGAAGATCCTATAATTAGGACTATTGTAAAGAGGAAAGTCTCCTCTACTTATTGCTTTTTTAGACATAAAAACTTGCCTCTACAGGTAAGGAATAGAGcattatttcttctttcttttcctatcTCTGTTGTATGTGCAGGTACATACAAACCTACAACTCATCAGTCCACCAGTGGAGAAACAAATTTAGGTGCCCCATGGTGCAGCAATAGCAGGATGCAACAAACTACAAATGGAAGTTTGCCAAATCCAATTGATGCAACCCCTCTTTGGATGGCTGTTAAAGGATGCAAGAACACAGGATCATGCATAAGGAGTCCTTTGTACTGCAATTTCAGCCTGCCTCTTAcctttatcaacaacaacatcctccaACAACAAAGTCACAAACCTGCAACTTTCAGGGAACACATACAAGACAATATTAGTAGCTATTATAACCTGCAGAATTACTTGCctgtgtgtttttctgtttgttggtgcagggtgatttgtacCAAGTGGACATGTCCAAACACCTCCAACTTTTGCAGGATTGCATCATATACTAATTTGGAAAGGCCCaacaagtttcagctcaaaagaataattggagacgttaggcgagcgacctggAAAAAATCAgcagtcttaagcctaaagagagagaaacttggTAATTGGAAGCTCCAGCTTGGGAGTCAAGCCCtcaaaatttgcagggataaagaaaaggccatatatgcaTACCTATTGAAGTTTCAGGCCAAACGGagaattggagacgttagtcgagcgacttggcaAAAGATAATAGTCTCCAAAGCTCCTACTGAGGTCACTTCctttttgctagtttgtgcaagcccccttttgtttgtttttggttgttgtattatttcaggtacctggagtgatgtatcaacattcattaacaacaaatacatagagaaaagccCAAATACAACTTCCAACCACCCTGCAGCACTTAAGCTTCAGTAGGGcagcatgtgcagggtgaggtgcagcttgtggacttgtccaaagaCCTCCAATATTCATTGcttgcttccttggctatttGTATGTGTAGGTCCACATACCAGGAACTCTCCAGCACTCCCCAACATTCTTCATGACCTGCAGCAACACCAAATTATTTGGattgcagcacacaaggaacatggtTACAGCATCTTccagatttctttggttgtgtggtttattggttttgtttatctgtgcaggtactccaagaagtttAACCACTTCAAAACaagcaacaaggagctgcacacaaacTTGCACC
This Solanum dulcamara chromosome 1, daSolDulc1.2, whole genome shotgun sequence DNA region includes the following protein-coding sequences:
- the LOC129892490 gene encoding uncharacterized protein LOC129892490 — protein: MDTVSNCWNRNIEGNPMWCFHQKMKRLSNTLSRWSRMQFRNIYAKVKEYEAKVRQAEEDLILLNSEECRANLHAINGNWLQGDDDIARAACDHFQNIFTGEDTHIQEDALQCIPKLVTDDQNRDLQALPTLEELRTVVFSMNPNSAAGPDGMNGKFFQECWEIIKEDLFRVVLSFFNGQTLPKYYTHTCLVLLPKVSHPTKLSEFRPISLSNFTNKIISKLLCLRLAPTLPTLISPNQSGFVKNRSISENIMLAQEIIHQIKKPNVGGNVVIKLDMAKAYDRVSWSYICLVLRKMGFGEGFIDMVWRIMSHNWYSIIINGSRHGFFHSTRGLKQGDPLSPSLFILRAEVLSRLLNNLHHHPNYQGFFMAKRGPQINHLSFADDVIIFSSGRAQTLQLIMETLHTYESTSGQLINRDKSQFMVPSNAFNSTVRRIKKVTGFRQKDSPITYLGWPHYIGRQKLIYYSDLIAKVVNRITGWQAKILNYGGRVTLVKHVIQALPIHLLSASSPPVTILKQIQSITANFFWGWKNDKRKYHWSSWKNLSYPYNEGGIGVRQISDVAKSFQYKQWWTFRTKNSLWGDFTKAKYCQRSNPITKKWHTGQSLIWKHLMKNKHKVEPHIQWQIQSGSCLFWWDNWLGVGPLAQFNNNSCRLNNTTVSAFMDNGQWNTDLLIQQAPPQMVSNILATHINYQPLQQDQPCWTLNNNGEFNCSSAWNIIRDKRPKTRINSNTWHQFIPFKCSFLVWRALRGKLPTNEKITSFGHSPSQCFCCYRPGQDTIDHILVAGAFSRSTWSMFADSVGISKEYTPLRNLLMRWWTSKCRNEAHKLMIQALPIFICWNLWKNRCASKYGGKHSNLARVKFSVFKDTSHLLHSAFPYINWPNNWRDLVLLVEQCYHDIKVFPVCWSKPTDHLVKLNTDGSALTNPDNIGGGGILRNASCDLMFAYAIPLGSGTNNQAEIKAAIFGLSWCLHLGYNQVILEVDSQLLLKWLQQEAKPPWSIKELLDKLNNIINQFQEFSCNHTFREANSTADSLSKHSHKCSIPELYFNKQDLPKEARALMELDMLGMVRNRALFLLSFPISVVCAGTYKPTTHQSTSGETNLGAPWCSNSRMQQTTNGSLPNPIDATPLWMAVKGCKNTGSCIRSPLYSKKFNHFKTSNKELHTNLHQPFHFPQLLDLFLVAKAGSQLHTCYNFKVENAWLLREPAAIITHPLYLPYAAQQQKYTKELLHMEAAELTHCNNRQHQTTYGSLSILQIQNLRKPATTEEWLLEIQATVSQGLDHHPTEGETARSWLQNYNNHR